A window of Ranitomeya variabilis isolate aRanVar5 chromosome 2, aRanVar5.hap1, whole genome shotgun sequence contains these coding sequences:
- the PAXX gene encoding protein PAXX isoform X2 yields MVNYCGPKSLPGGAAKKTKHKDVTNANEVWRTDPLEEALEDWDVVRNVTSHDLVEKLREKFQSSAPVLDLQGCIANMSFQVDSGKVSLDLLKAPVSEARALVQEVLFDLSDRVTSLEGLLKERVDSTATAISPVKQSQKNNQLLIPDLNARKKGYGGSSSQVKKRLPGESLINPGSKRKKAAKGVDFDES; encoded by the exons ATGGTTAACTATTGCGGACCCAAGTCCTTGCCGGGTGgagctgcaaaaaaaacaaaacacaaaga CGTGACTAACGCCAATGAAGTGTGGAGGACGGACCCCCTAGAGGAGGCTCTGGAGGACTGG GACGTGGTCCGTAATGTAACGTCTCacgatctggtggagaaattgag GGAGAAGTTCCAGAGCAGCGCTCCGGTTCTGGACCTGCAGGGCTGCATTGCAAACATGTCCTTCCAGGTGGATTCTGGGAAGGTTTCTCTGGACCTCTTAAAGGCTCCGGTCTCCGAGGCGCGAGCTCTGGTGCAGGAGGTGTTATTTGACTTGTCAGATCGTGTGACAAGTTTGGAGGGGCTTCTTAAAG agcgAGTGGACAGCACAGCTACAGCAATCAGCCCAGTTAAGCAATCTCAGAAGAACAATCAGCTCCTTATTCCAG ATCTTAATGCTCGAAAGAAAGGTTATGGGGGGTCCTCATCACAGGTGAAGAAGAGGCTTCCTGGGGAGTCGCTCATAAATCCTGGCagtaaaag GAAAAAGGCAGCCAAGGGGGTCGACTTTGATGAATCCTGA
- the PAXX gene encoding protein PAXX isoform X1 gives MAAEAWSCLCNVSHAGQRYLCLSKIQPGTSTRIHVTNANEVWRTDPLEEALEDWDVVRNVTSHDLVEKLREKFQSSAPVLDLQGCIANMSFQVDSGKVSLDLLKAPVSEARALVQEVLFDLSDRVTSLEGLLKERVDSTATAISPVKQSQKNNQLLIPDLNARKKGYGGSSSQVKKRLPGESLINPGSKRKKAAKGVDFDES, from the exons ATGGCCGCAGAGGCCTGGTCCTGCTTGTGCAATGTGAGCCATGCTGGCCAGCGGTACCTGTGCCTGAGCAAGATCCAGCCTGGCACCAGCACCAGGATCCA CGTGACTAACGCCAATGAAGTGTGGAGGACGGACCCCCTAGAGGAGGCTCTGGAGGACTGG GACGTGGTCCGTAATGTAACGTCTCacgatctggtggagaaattgag GGAGAAGTTCCAGAGCAGCGCTCCGGTTCTGGACCTGCAGGGCTGCATTGCAAACATGTCCTTCCAGGTGGATTCTGGGAAGGTTTCTCTGGACCTCTTAAAGGCTCCGGTCTCCGAGGCGCGAGCTCTGGTGCAGGAGGTGTTATTTGACTTGTCAGATCGTGTGACAAGTTTGGAGGGGCTTCTTAAAG agcgAGTGGACAGCACAGCTACAGCAATCAGCCCAGTTAAGCAATCTCAGAAGAACAATCAGCTCCTTATTCCAG ATCTTAATGCTCGAAAGAAAGGTTATGGGGGGTCCTCATCACAGGTGAAGAAGAGGCTTCCTGGGGAGTCGCTCATAAATCCTGGCagtaaaag GAAAAAGGCAGCCAAGGGGGTCGACTTTGATGAATCCTGA
- the LOC143805377 gene encoding uncharacterized protein LOC143805377 produces MVTEELAVKTLVMDRLLPRLLSPLPDEVQECVALLMGEVQTQCEELVEALIKDPQCDRYLAALCRFLHTANIRLCSNVAYILGMVAEDPEVAVMLVNLAEIATDWDLLGGLGAMLLWDDAESVMNAAGALGTLAENSHGRHWLLSSVESDFIIENITKLLDSPNDWTASNCALVLARISMCQEGCTRLLEHPKSDMILQKIMASLHVDEAGCGLNAAFTLGRLCDTDKGRRRVLALQEADNMICNLEAMMSGGDAGGSRNACFALTCLVTSPAGHQHVLKSPQFPQVLETLCHLLQSSEQDSCWFAAITVKGLSKFPSGVVRLRQHPTLEAILKKIAALHVAGQELLQEVEVTLRNLQHLPQPGPPTAKILESGSVVVAWKEYRPHSGLTVTYSLYDGDRLLYRGPSFSYVIPRCSPGHHPLKVVLETEGDRSPASPLNLVTVEEPLPGCPTDFQVAGRTATKVRLSWNPPVGSGPGIKYAVYREDLLVETTSDVTCIVAGLTPATAYTFSVCSCNSRGHSPRVPVVTRTLDGGDHAPDRLTVYVVGRSEMFITWEGPKDPVGRFFNYELSLNGKSVYLGTERSYTARRLTPSTEYTCTVCAITSEGRHESRPVTKRTARDEYTNLYKNQTGGSRHISGSPPAEATDQSDKPSRRSSLTKSHGVRPLTSKQASRTKRDNKAVSTRSRRDSDVSWTADPNNSPTTAQSLMIKPPSPSDITPGQSSKKENKKCLEQTENEFDKSERNPAAIAGPKPSKQKTPDISSVQTTTADTKKPQSAFGFRLTPVASLCSLEPEYLLSSRAKTESDLIRPDHQDGPAPPNLSQDCSRASDKDRRITQKKALQPVRDPIVRYRHRSLKVNAWDFTDALTSAEKKLCTFSATCPLTPTEEALANMSKGLVRSGSLLSRGAGLSDGRRHSWSHLRSELSSLRGLKSNEAKSVEPLRGPRSNPSVSGTFQKDVHVLIADSGVTFRLPPAPVRLPQRVRPHH; encoded by the exons ATGGTGACAGAGGAGCTAGCGGTTAAGACACTAGTCATGGACAGGCTCTTGCCACGGCTCCTTTCCCCCTTGCCAGACGAGGTGCAGGAATGCGTCGCCCTGTTGATGGGTGAAGTTCAGACTCAATGTGAAGAGTTGGTGGAGGCTTTGATTAAGGATCCTCAGTGTGATCGGTACCTGGCTGCCCTGTGCCGATTCCTGCACACCGCTAATATTCG CCTCTGCAGTAATGTTGCCTACATTCTTGGCATGGTGGCAGAAGATCCCGAAGTTGCAGTCATGTTGGTGAACCTGGCAGAAATAGCGACAGACTGGGACCTGCTGGGAGGACTGGGAGCGATGCTGCTATGGGATGATGCAGAATCTGTAATGAACGCAGCTGGTGCTCTGGGAACACTG GCGGAGAACAGCCATGGCAGACATTGGCTCCTCTCCTCCGTAGAATCCGACTTCATCATTGAGAACATCACAAAACTCCTGGATTCTCCAAATGACTGGACAGCCAGCAACTGTGCCCTGGTGCTCGCCCGCATCTCAATGTGCCAGGAGGGGTGCACACGGCTCCTGGAGCATCCAAAATCTGACATGATATTACAGAAGATAATGGCATCCCTCCATGTGGATGAGGCAG GCTGTGGTCTGAATGCGGCTTTCACACTCGGACGTCTGTGCGACACAGACAAAGGCAGGAGAAGGGTGCTGGCTCTGCAGGAAGCCGACAACATG ATCTGCAATCTGGAGGCGATGATGTCCGGAGGAGATGCCGGTGGAAGCAGAAATGCTTGCTTTGCCCTCACGTGCCTTGTGACTAGCCCAGCCGGCCACCAGCATGTCCTAAAGAGCCCGCAGTTCCCACAGGTCCTGGAGACGCTCTGCCACCTCCTGCAGTCCAGCGAGCAGGACTCCTGCTGGTTCGCTGCCAT aactGTCAAGGGATTATCCAAGTTCCCTTCAGGAGTTGTGAGACTGCGGCAGCACCCAACACTCGAAGCGATCCTAAAA AAAATTGCAGCATTGCATGTGGCTGGACAGGAGCTGCTACAAGAGGTGGAGGTCACATTAAGGAACCTCCAGCATCTCCCCCAGCCTGGGCCTCCTACAGCAAAGATCCTGGAGTCCGGCTCCGTCGTGGTGGCCTGGAAGGAATATAGACCCCACAGTGGCCTGACTGTTACTTACAG CCTGTATGATGGTGACCGGCTTCTTTACCGAGGACCTTCCTTCTCATATGTCATACCTCGCTGCTCCCCTGGCCACCATCCTCTGAAAGTTGTCCTGGAAACTGAAGGAGACCGTAGTCCGGCCAGCCCCCTCAACCTGGTGACAGTGGAAGAGCCGCTGCCCGGATGCCCCACAGACTTCCAAGTCGCTGGACGCACGGCCACAAAAGTGAGGTTATCCTGGAACCCGCCAGTCGGCTCTGGCCCAGGGATTAAATATGCAGTGTATAGAGAGGACCTCCTTGTGGAGACCACCTCCGATGTGACCTGTATTGTGGCCGGCCTGACCCCTGCCACCGCGTACACTTTCAGCGTATGTTCCTGCAACTCCAGGGGGCACAGCCCAAGAGTCCCTGTGGTCACCCGGACACTGGACGGGGGAGATCACGCTCCGGACAGACTCACTGTCTACGTCGTCGGGCGCAGTGAAATGTTCATCACCTGGGAGGGGCCCAAGGACCCCGTTGGCAGGTTTTTCAATTACGAACTGAGCCTGAATGGGAAGTCTGTGTATCTAGGGACGGAGCGCTCGTACACCGCCCGGCGCCTGACACCCAGCACCGAATACACCTGCACTGTATGCGCCATCACCAGCGAAGGCCGCCACGAGAGCCGCCCCGTCACCAAGAGGACCGCCAGGGATGAGTATACCAACCTATACAA AAACCAAACCGGGGGCTCTCGCCACATATCCGGCTCTCCTCCTGCGGAGGCGACAGATCAGAGCGACAAACCATCCAGGAGAAGCTCTCTCACCAAAAGCCATGGCGTGCGGCCGCTGACGAGCAAGCAGGCGAGCAGAACCAAACGAGACAACAAAGCCGTCTCCACCAGATCACG GAGAGACTCTGATGTATCCTGGACGGCAGACCCCAACAACAGCCCCACCACCGCTCAATCGCTTATGATCAAG CCCCCTTCACCGAGTGATATAACGCCGGGACAGTCGAGCAAAAAAGAGAACAAAAAATGCCTCGAACAGACAGAAAATGAATTTGACAAGTCAGAGAGGAATCCTGCTGCCATCGCCGGCCCGAAG CCTTCAAAGCAGAAGACCCCGGACATCAGCTCAGTCCAGACCACCACGGCCGACACCAAAAAGCCACAAAGCGCGTTTGGGTTTAGACTGACGCCTGTTGCCTCTCTCTGCAGCCTGGAGCCCGAATATTTACTGAGCAGTAGGGCCAAGACCGAGAGTGATTTGATCAGGCCGGACCACCAGGACGGGCCCGCACCACCTAA CCTCTCCCAGGATTGTTCCAGGGCGTCAGATAAAGACAGACGTATCACTCAGAAGAAGGCGCTGCAGCCGGTGCGAG ATCCCATCGTGCGGTACAGACACCGAAGCCTGAAAGTCAACGCCTGGGACTTCACGGACGCTTTAACCAGCGCAGAGAAAAAACTGTGCACGTTTTCTGCCACGTGTCCCCTGACTCCAACTGAGGAAGCCTTAGCCAACATGTCCAAGGGCCTGGTGCGCAGCGGCAGCCTCTTATCACGCGGTGCCG GTCTCAGTGACGGCAGACGTCATTCCTGGTCTCATCTCCGTTCAGAGCTGTCGTCTCTCCGCGGTCTGAAGAGCAATGAAGCAAAATCAGTGGAACCGCTGCGAGGCCCGAG GAGCAATCCATCTGTATCCGGAACTTTCCAAAAGGATGTTCACGTCCTAATTGCAGACTCAGGAGTGACCTTCCGCCTACCACCTGCCCCCGTCCGCCTGCCTCAGAGGGTCCGTCCCCACCACTGA
- the COQ4 gene encoding ubiquinone biosynthesis protein COQ4 homolog, mitochondrial, giving the protein MLVRGLLPSPVWRTLRAAAGFPSLLQGIRGAQAHHIAAEDPPGDHESVSPIREHRGLYPHHIPTSALQKLLLSAGSAVMSLYDPYRHDMIAVLGETTGTLALQNLYEKMSKDPEGMQILQERPRIRMSNLDMDRFRALPDGTFGREYARFLDVNRVTPDTRMPVKFVDDEELAYVAQRYREVHDLLHTLLGMPTNMLGEVVVKWFEAVQTGLPMCMLGAVFGPLRLSTRRKKKLLELVPWAVQSGRDARCVLSVHYENRWEQTVESLREEIGILPPPPIRV; this is encoded by the exons ATGTTGGTGAGGGGGCTGCTGCCATCTCCTGTGTGGAGGACCCTGAGAGCTGCAGCAGGTTTCCCTTCTCTCCTCCAAG GCATCCGCGGTGCGCAGGCGCATCACATCGCAGCAGAGGATCCCCCCGGAGACCATGAATCTGTCTCACCGATCCGGGAACATCGAGGCCTGTACCCGCACCACATACCCACCTCAGCGCTGCAGAAGCTGCTGCTGTCCGCCGGCTCCGCTGTCATGTCTTTATACGACCCCTACAGACACG ATATGATCGCCGTTCTCGGGGAAACCACCGGCACCCTGGCTCTGCAGAACCTGTACGAAAAAATGAGCAAAGACCCAGAGGGGATGCAGATTTTACA GGAGCGTCCCCGTATCCGCATGTCTAACCTGGATATGGATCGGTTCAGAGCGCTGCCTGATGGGACGTTCGGCAGAGAATACGCCAGGTTCCTGGATGTCAAT CGCGTCACCCCCGACACCCGCATGCCAGTGAAGTTTGTGGATGACGAGGAGCTGGCGTATGTGGCTCAGCGATACCGAGAAGTCCACGACCTCCTGCACACCCTGCTGGGGATGCCCACCAACATGCTCG GGGAAGTCGTAGTGAAGTGGTTTGAAGCCGTGCAGACTGGGCTGCCtatgtgcatgctgggagctgtgttTGGACCTCTGCGCCTCAGCACCAG gaggAAGAAGAAATTGCTTGAGCTGGTCCCCTGGGCCGTGCAGAGTGGCCGCGATGCGCGCTGCGTTCTTAGCGTTCACTATGAGAATCGATGGGAGCAGACGGTGGAGTCCCTGAGAGAAGAAATCGGGATCCTGCCCCCTCCCCCGATCAGGGTCTGA